The Salvia miltiorrhiza cultivar Shanhuang (shh) chromosome 1, IMPLAD_Smil_shh, whole genome shotgun sequence genome has a window encoding:
- the LOC131002284 gene encoding mitochondrial acidic protein MAM33 translates to MARVTNVLRRAYKSIEDLDLLKILESELNHELSSMRFQNEKMGSFGDFVLEWDSPKSQDVILRNKCSSGEEVAISALLGRDTFHEDSRFPAEALLKICVKKPGLSSILKFDCVASNRGGGQPDFHIQNAHYIPSSSSLNSSIYKGPSFSDLDPLLQHELKQYLAARGIEEDFTNNLLLYLHKKEQGQYAGWLQKLKDMMDRT, encoded by the exons ATGGCGAGAGTGACAAATGTTTTGCGCAGAGCTTACAAATCAATTGAAGATTTGGATTTGCTGAAAATTTTGGAATCTGAGCTCAACCACGAACTCTCCTCCATGCGCTTCCAG AATGAAAAAATGGGTTCTTTTGGTGATTTTGTGCTGGAGTGGGACTCTCCTAAGTCCCAAGATGTGATTCTGAGGAATAAGTGTTCGTCTGGGGAGGAAGTGGCCATCTCAGCATTGTTAGGCCGCGACACCTTCCATGAAGATAGCAGGTTCCCTGCTGAAGCTTTGCTGAAAATATGTGTAAAAAAGCCTGGCTTGAGCTCGATCTTGAAGTTTGATTGTGTAGCATCTAATAGAGGAGGTGGCCAGCCTGATTTTCACATTCAGAACGCGCATTACATTCCATCATCATCGTCTCTCAATTCGTCAATCTACAAAGGGCCCTCATTCAG TGATCTAGATCCTCTTTTACAACATGAGCTGAAGCAGTATCTAGCAGCCAGAGGAATTGAAGAGGACTTTACCAACAACCTCCTCCTCTACCTACACAAGAAAGAGCAAGGTCAATACGCGGGCTGGTTACAAAAGCTAAAGGACATGATGGATAGAACCTAA
- the LOC131001500 gene encoding putative calcium-transporting ATPase 11, plasma membrane-type encodes MDNFIPAEFDLDNKDRSDEALKKWRQAVGTLVKNRRRRFRYAADLEKRSEAKEQLKRLSEKIRISFLTLTAALRFLNGAPIKKTHPEPSEEDIEKDIQNGLQEEAKLAGFKIHPDKLGSLVASYDIKTLTKLKGADGLADRLNVSLEKGVNSTDVPARQNIYGVNRYTEKPSKGFWVFVWEALHDLTLIILIVCAVVSIGVGLATEGWPKGTYDGLGIIVSILLVVMVTAISDYKQSLQFKELDKEKKKIFINVTRDGVRQKVSIYDLVVGDIVILSIGDHVPADGIFISGFDLLIDQSSLTGESVPINIYEKRPFLLAGTKVQDGFGKMLVTTVGMRTEWGKLMETLSECGDDETPLQVKLNGVATIIGKIGLCFAVLTFLVLTVRFLIEKGLRNEITQWGSSDALQLLNYFATAVTIIVVAVPEGLPLAVTLSLAFAMKQLMKDKALVRHLSACETMGSATCICTDKTGTLTTNHMVVSKIWLSGKSKEVDASGHKDALDSYISEQVLSVLLQGIFNNTGAEVVNDKDGKRSILGTPTESAILEYGLLLGDFVEQRQVCKILKVEPFNSEKKKMSVLASIQDGKTRAFCKGASEIILKACSRVINADGEIVEMSEDQVSSISDIINGFANEALRTLCLAFKDIDEDSPKDSIPDSGYTLIAIVGIKDPVRPGVREAVKICLDAGIAVRMVTGDNINTAKAIARECGILKDGDVAIEGPEFRTLSTEQMKELIPKLKVMARSSPTDKHLLVKTSRNELGEVVAVTGDGTNDAPAMHEADIGLAMGIAGTEVAKESADVIVLDDNFSTIVNVAKWGRSVYINIQKFVQFQLTVNIVALMINFISACASGSAPLTAVQLLWVNLIMDTLGALALATEPPNDGLMQRPPVRRNESFITRTMWRNIFGQSIYQLVVLLVLNFIGKQILGLSGSNATDVLNTFIFNTFVFCQVFNEINSRDIEKINIFRGLIGNWIFIGIIVATVVFQVIIVEFLGAFASTVPLNWELWLLSIALGSVGMPIAVVLKCIPVKNDTTATQHDGYDPLPTGPELA; translated from the exons ATGGACAATTTTATACCAGCGGAGTTCGATTTGGACAACAAGGATAGGTCGGATGAGGCGCTGAAGAAGTGGCGGCAAGCCGTAGGGACGCTGGTGAAGAACCGGCGGAGAAGGTTCCGGTACGCCGCCGATCTTGAGAAGCGATCCGAAGCCAAGGAGCAGCTCAAGAGACTCAGT GAAAAGATTCGTATTTCTTTCCTTACTCTAACGGCAGCCCTCAGGTTTCTTAACG GTGCACCTATTAAAAAAACTCATCCTGAACCATCGGAAGAAGATATAGAAAAGGATATTCAAAATGGGCTTCAGGAAGAAGCTAAACTTGCAGGCTTTAAAATCCACCCTGATAAACTTGGATCTCTTGTTGCTTCTTATGACATTAAGACCTTAACTAAACTAAAAGGCGCTGATGGACTTGCTGATAGATTGAATGTTTCACTGGAAAAAGGAGTGAACTCAACTGATGTGCCTGCAAGGCAAAATATATATGGCGTCAATCGCTACACTGAGAAACCTTCTAAAGGTTTTTGGGTGTTTGTATGGGAGGCTTTGCATGACTTGACACTTATTATACTTATCGTTTGCGCTGTAGTGTCTATTGGAGTAGGGCTTGCTACTGAAGGGTGGCCAAAGGGCACGTATGATGGTTTGGGAATTATCGTTAGCATACTTCTGGTGGTCATGGTTACTGCAATTAGTGATTACAAGCAATCATTACAGTTCAAAGAGTTGGATAAGGAGAAAAAGAAGATTTTTATCAATGTCACTAGGGATGGAGTTCGACAGAAAGTCTCTATATATGATTTGGTCGTTGGAGATATTGTTATTCTGTCCATCGGAGACCATGTTCCAGCAGATGGAATTTTCATATCTGGGTTTGACTTGTTGATTGATCAGTCAAGTTTGACTGGTGAAAGTGTGCCAATAAACATATACGAAAAAAGACCATTTCTTCTTGCAGGAACGAAAGTTCAAGATGGGTTTGGTAAAATGTTGGTGACTACAGTTGGAATGAGAACCGAATGGGGAAAGTTGATGGAAACTCTAAGTGAGTGTGGTGATGATGAGACCCCTCTGCAGGTCAAGCTAAACGGTGTTGCAACAATTATTGGTAAAATTGGACTTTGCTTTGCTGTTTTGACTTTCCTAGTCTTGACTGTCAGGTTTTTGATTGAGAAGGGACTTCGCAATGAAATTACCCAATGGGGCTCTAGTGATGCTCTGCAGCTTTTGAACTACTTCGCTACTGCAGTGACCATTATTGTTGTTGCAGTTCCTGAGGGATTGCCCCTTGCAGTTACACTTAGTCTTGCCTTCGCAATGAAGCAATTAATGAAGGACAAGGCACTGGTAAGGCATTTGTCAGCCTGTGAAACGATGGGTTCTGCTACGTGCATTTGTACTGATAAAACAGGTACATTAACCACAAACCATATGGTAGTCAGTAAAATATGGCTTTCTGGAAAATCAAAGGAGGTTGATGCCAGTGGACACAAGGATGCATTAGATAGCTATATATCAGAACAAGTTTTATCCGTTCTCTTGCAAGGAATATTTAACAATACAGGAGCCGAGGTTGTCAATGATAAAGATGGAAAAAGGTCAATTCTGGGTACACCAACGGAGTCAGCGATTCTAGAATATGGATTGCTTCTAGGTGATTTTGTGGAGCAACGCCAAGTCTGTAAGATATTGAAGGTTGAACCTTTTAATTCTGAAAAGAAAAAGATGTCTGTTCTTGCATCAATTCAAGATGGCAAGACGCGAGCTTTCTGCAAAGGTGCTTCAGAGATTATATTAAAAGCGTGCAGCAGGGTAATTAATGCTGATGGGGAGATTGTCGAGATGTCAGAAGATCAAGTAAGTTCTATCTCGGATATCATCAATGGGTTTGCCAATGAAGCTTTACGTACTCTCTGCTTAGCATTTAAGGACATTgacgaagattctcccaaggaTAGTATCCCTGATAGTGGCTATACTCTGATTGCAATAGTGGGAATAAAGGATCCGGTTCGCCCTGGTGTGAGGGAAGCAGTTAAAATCTGTTTAGATGCTGGCATTGCTGTGCGCATGGTTACTGGTGATAATATTAATACAGCTAAAGCTATTGCTAGAGAGTGTGGAATACTTAAAGATGGGGATGTTGCTATAGAAGGTCCAGAGTTTCGCACTCTGAGTACCGAGCAGATGAAGGAGCTAATACCAAAACTAAAG GTAATGGCGCGGTCTTCACCAACAGACAAGCATCTTCTAGTGAAGACGTCAAGAAATGAGCTTGGAGAGGTCGTTGCAGTTACTGGCGATGGGACAAATGATGCTCCAGCTATGCATGAGGCAGACATTGGACTTGCTATGGGCATTGCAGGAACAGAG GTTGCGAAAGAAAGTGCAGATGTGATTGTGCTAGACGACAACTTCTCAACAATTGTAAATGTTGCGAAATGGGGACGCTCAGTGTACATCAATATTCAGAAATTCGTTCAATTCCAGCTGACTGTCAACATTGTTGCTCTTATGATCAACTTCATTTCTGCTTGTGCATCGG GATCAGCTCCCCTCACGGCTGTGCAGCTGCTTTGGGTGAACCTAATAATGGACACTCTAGGTGCACTTGCCCTGGCCACTGAACCACCAAACGATGGCCTGATGCAGAGGCCTCCTGTACGAAGAAACGAAAGTTTCATAACCAGGACAATGTGGAGGAATATATTCGGGCAGAGCATCTATCAGTTGGTTGTTCTACTTGTCCTCAATTTCATCGGGAAGCAAATATTGGGACTCTCAGGTTCTAATGCCACTGATGTGCTCAATACATTCATCTTCAACACCTTTGTCTTCTGTCAG GTGTTCAATGAAATCAACAGTCGTGACATTGAGAAGATCAACATCTTTCGTGGGCTGATTGGAAACTGGATATTCATAGGGATCATCGTGGCCACGGTAGTCTTCCAAGTCATCATAGTCGAGTTTCTGGGAGCGTTTGCCAGCACCGTACCATTGAACTGGGAGCTGTGGCTACTCAGTATTGCACTGGGCTCTGTGGGCATGCCTATCGCTGTAGTCTTGAAGTGCATTCCTGTCAAGAATGACACGACTGCTACACAGCACGACGGCTATGATCCGCTCCCAACTGGTCCAGAACTTGCTTAA
- the LOC131002043 gene encoding UDP-URONIC ACID TRANSPORTER 1-like, which produces MSSKKDAVFISSLVILWYSTNIGVLLLNKYLLSNYGFSFPIFLTMCHMSACAILSYISIIFLKLVPVQRVKSRSQFLRIATLSVVFCASVVGGNISLRYLPVSFNQAVGATTPFFTALFAYLMTRNREAWATYTCLVPVVAGVVIASGGEPSFHLYGFIMCISATAARAFKSVLQGVLLSSEGEKLNSMNLMLYMAPIAVVVLLPAALVMEPDVFNLVVALGKEHKFMWILLFVNSTMAYGANLCNFLVTKHTSALTLQVLGNAKGAVAVVISILIFRNPVTFIGIAGYTMTVMGVVAYGESKRRHK; this is translated from the exons ATGTCATCTAAGAAAGACGCTGTGTTCATCAGCAGCCTCGTAATCCTGTGGTACTCGACCAACATCGGCGTCCTCCTCCTCAACAAATACCTCCTCTCCAACTATGGTTTCTCCTTCCCCATCTTCCTCACAATGTGCCACATGTCCGCCTGCGCCATCCTCAGCTACATCTCCATCATCTTCCTCAAGCTCGTCCCCGTCCAGCGCGTCAAATCCCGTTCCCAATTCCTCCGAATCGCCACCCTCAGCGTCGTCTTCTGCGCCTCCGTCGTCGGCGGCAACATCTCCCTCAGGTACCTGCCGGTCTCCTTCAATCAGGCCGTCGGCGCTACCACGCCGTTCTTCACCGCGCTATTTGCGTATCTCATGACGCGGAACCGGGAGGCCTGGGCTACGTATACCTGCCTCGTGCCTGTGGTAGCTGGCGTCGTCATTGCTAGTGGG GGTGAGCCCAGCTTCCATCTATATGGATTTATCATGTGTATAAGTGCAACTGCAGCGAGAGCCTTCAAGTCAGTGCTTCAGGGGGTTCTTCTTTCCAGTGAAGG GGAAAAGCTGAACTCCATGAATTTGATGCTGTATATGGCTCCAATTGCTGTTGTAGTTTTGCTCCCTGCTGCGCTTGTAATGGAACCTGACGTATTTAACTTAGTCGTCGCACTTGGAAAGGAACATAAATTCATGTGGATTCTTCTTTTTGTCAATTCAACAATGGCTTATGGAGCGAACTTGTGCAATTTCCTGGTGACTAAGCATACAAGTGCTCTAACACTCCAG GTTTTAGGCAATGCTAAAGGTGCTGTGGCCGTTGTCATCTCAATCCTCATCTTCCGAAATCCAGTCACCTTCATTGGTATTGCTGGTTACACCATGACAGTCATGGGGGTCGTCGCCTATGGAGAGTCAAAGAGGAGACACAAATGA